In one Deltaproteobacteria bacterium genomic region, the following are encoded:
- a CDS encoding zinc dependent phospholipase C family protein — protein sequence MTTLRSTSNQLLMASVLFMSINFSATRAEAHGGLGHIQVTAWAAENLPEGELRTFLANEHVFNSLLFGAAYPDIGYYPGLKYPELARQFAEYSHWPPFIESFAQWVRENDPPPWRTLESRKRIAFLLGCAAHGYQDEVFDSLFLDQVGHHDGQGQSEADPASDGFLVMDLLLATVPDGDIPVDALISLYNASGVFDEEIVEDHLLSSMKTMTDLYIDEDAGPLLATVATNGLLDDLIWTRDNYMNPDIPGSLHSEIYPTMFYMEGLWKRMHGDYSDSDVVMFSFPESSRRLRSHDASAPDSWVSYLFSSGIAQEELTATWKDSSGDEVGFDQRSHAWGGNWTRLMRLKPTENLVPGGYYTSTISGTVSGVGDKSWSIDHNIEFQVNCRDDNMDLCGDTPVLEPAKLDGAEAFRAEWVEFVEDASDSADDLDETSGCSASNRAPLELLLLVFTVYLLRRKQRLLD from the coding sequence ATGACAACACTTCGTAGCACTTCGAATCAGCTCTTGATGGCATCGGTATTGTTTATGTCGATAAACTTTAGCGCAACGCGTGCCGAGGCGCATGGGGGACTTGGACATATCCAAGTGACCGCGTGGGCGGCCGAAAACTTACCTGAAGGGGAGCTTCGTACTTTCCTTGCCAATGAGCATGTTTTTAACTCTCTGCTCTTTGGCGCGGCCTACCCCGATATTGGATATTATCCAGGACTCAAATACCCCGAGCTGGCGCGGCAGTTTGCAGAGTATAGCCACTGGCCACCTTTTATCGAATCCTTTGCTCAGTGGGTCCGCGAGAATGATCCGCCGCCTTGGAGAACCCTTGAATCACGTAAGCGCATCGCGTTTTTACTGGGTTGCGCTGCTCACGGATACCAAGATGAGGTCTTTGACTCTCTCTTTTTGGACCAAGTTGGTCATCACGATGGCCAGGGGCAATCCGAGGCAGATCCAGCCTCCGATGGCTTTTTGGTGATGGACCTTTTGCTGGCTACCGTCCCAGATGGAGACATTCCAGTAGATGCGCTCATAAGCCTTTACAATGCTTCGGGTGTGTTTGACGAAGAGATTGTTGAAGACCACCTTCTATCATCTATGAAGACCATGACCGATCTATACATCGATGAAGACGCGGGTCCTCTCTTAGCAACAGTTGCGACCAACGGCCTACTCGATGATCTGATTTGGACACGAGACAACTATATGAATCCGGATATTCCCGGCAGCCTGCATTCAGAAATTTATCCAACCATGTTTTATATGGAGGGCCTCTGGAAGAGGATGCACGGGGATTACTCCGATTCGGATGTCGTGATGTTTTCTTTTCCAGAGTCTTCGAGAAGACTTCGTAGTCATGATGCCAGCGCTCCCGACAGTTGGGTGTCGTATTTGTTTTCAAGTGGCATTGCCCAGGAAGAGTTGACAGCTACATGGAAAGACAGCTCCGGCGATGAAGTCGGGTTTGACCAGCGAAGTCACGCATGGGGCGGCAATTGGACACGTCTCATGCGCCTGAAGCCTACCGAGAATCTTGTACCGGGCGGGTATTATACGAGTACTATCAGCGGGACCGTAAGCGGCGTGGGTGATAAGAGCTGGAGCATCGACCACAACATTGAATTCCAAGTGAACTGTAGAGACGACAACATGGACCTTTGTGGGGATACGCCTGTGCTTGAACCGGCAAAGCTTGACGGTGCGGAGGCTTTCCGCGCTGAATGGGTGGAGTTTGTCGAAGACGCATCTGACTCTGCCGACGATCTTGACGAGACCTCGGGTTGCTCGGCCTCAAATCGGGCCCCTTTGGAACTTCTTTTACTGGTATTCACGGTTTACCTCTTGAGGCGCAAGCAAAGATTACTTGATTAG